The Blattabacterium cuenoti genome includes the window ATCCGAATATGCAGACATTCATAGCAAATGTATGAAAATGCAATTAGCTTCTTTTATAAGAAAAAAATTAGTAAATGGATTAAAACATACAGAATCTCCTCCATATGAATTAGTTATAGAAGATCAAAAAAGTATAGATAAAACCACAAGAAAATAAATCATGAAAGAAAGAAGATATATTTTATTATATAAATCTTACTTAATTGGTTTTTTATTCATATTTATTGCAACACTAATTATTTTCAATTTATTTTATATTCAAAATTATTCAGAAGGATACAAAAAATCTGTGATAGAAAAAACGATTCGAACTAATTTAATTAAGGCTAAACGTGGAAATATTTATGCATCAGATAGTAGCATTTTAGCAATGTCTATCATAAGATATGATATTCATATTGATTTTAGGTCCATATCTGAAAAATTATTTCAAAAAAATATTTATTCTTTATGTAATTCTTTAGAATTTTTATTAAAAAAACCAAAATTTTTTTTCTATAAAAAATTTAAATATGAAAAAAAGAAGGGGAATAGATATTTTTTATTAGCAAAAAACTTAGATTATCCACATTTTAAAAAATTACGAAATTTTCCTATTTTCAATAAGGGACAAATACGAGGCGGTTTCATTGTAGATAAAAAGATATGTAGAATTCACACATTGGAAAATATTGGAAAAAGAACATTAGGGTATGATGATCATAGAGGAAAAGCAGGATTAGAAGGAGCTTTTAGTAAATATCTAAAAGGAAGAGATGGAAAAAGATTAGAACAACGTATTAGTTTTAAAATATGGAAACCATTGAAATCAGAAAACGAGATGAATCCGGAAGATGGAAAAGACGTTTATTCTACTATAGATATATATTTACAAGATATAGCCTATCATGCATTACTTCAAGAATTATCCATTTCTCAAGCAGATCATGGGTGTGTAGTTTTGATGGATGTTAAAAGTGGAGAAATTCCTGCTATGATCAATTTGGAAAAAACCAAAAAAAATACTTACGAAGATTTAAGAAATTTTGCAGTATGGGAAGGAAGTGAACCTGGCTCTACTTTTAAAACAATGGCGATTCTTGCCGCTTTAGAAGATAAAAAAATAGATGTAGATATGATTGTCAATACCAAAGGCGGAGTTATGAAATTAAGAGGGAAGAAAATACGCGATAGTCATTACAATGGATATGTTGAAATGAATCCAAAGCAAATTTTAGAATTATCTTCAAATGTGGGGGTAGCAAAAATTGTTTATGAAAATTATAAAGAAAATCCGGAAAAATTTATAGAGCATTTACGAAAATGGAAATTGGATAGAAAAATAGGGATAGACATACCGGGAGAAAGCATGCCTTTTATTCCAACTCCTGGAAAAAAAAATTGGAGTAGCATAACCTTGCCATGGATGACTTTTGGATATAATATCAAACTAACTCCTTTACAAATACTTACTTTTTATAATTCTATTGCAAATCAAGGTAAAATGATAAAACCTTTATTTATTAGAGAAATAAAACATCATGGAAAAAGTATAAAAAAATATACAAAACCTATTGTTATGAATCCTTCTATAGCTAAAAAATCTTCTTTGATTAAAATTCAAAACATGTTAGAAGGAGTCGTCAAAAATGGAACAGCTAAAAAATATTATAATCCAGAATTTCCTTATGCAGGAAAAACGGGAACAACACAATTGAATTATTGGATGAAAGGAAAACCTGTCTCCTACAATAGTTCTTTTGTAGGATACTTCCCGGCTAGAAACCCAAAATATTCTTGTATTGTAGTCATTTCAAAGCCAGAAAAAGGATACTATGGAATTGAAGTAGCAGTTCCTGTATTTGACCAAATAGCTAGATCTATTTTTCCTAGAATAGAAAGAAAAATATTTTTTAAAAAAAAAGAAAATAAAGAAAATTTGCTATATAAAATTATAAAATCAAAAAATTTATCCATTGATAAATGGATCATGCCTAATGTAGTATCTTTTCCTGGAAAAGAAATCATCCCTATATTGGAAAATAAGGGATTTCATATTCAATATGAAGGAATAGGAAAAGTAGTTACTCAATCTGTTAAACCAGGAAAAAAATTGAAAAAAAATCAGATTATATTTCTGAAACTAGAAGAATGAAAAAATTCTTGAAAGATGTTCTGAAAAAAGTACATGTGTTAAAAATGATAGGAAAAAATTCTTCTAAATTTATAGAAGGAATTTCTATGGATTCAAAAATAGTACAATCCAATATGATTTTTGTAGCTAAAAAAGGTAAAATAACAGATGGACATAAATTTATTATGGATGCAATCCAAAAAGGAGCTAATACTATAATTTGTGAAAACAGTCCTTTTTTCATTCATAAACATATCACTTATGTATTGGTTAAAAATTCTATGGAAACTTTAGGGATTATCTCATCTAATTTTTATGATCATCCTACAAAAAAAATAAAATTAATAGGAATTACCGGAACAAATGGGAAAACCTCTATAGCAACAATACTTCATCAGTTATTTTCTAAAATAGGAGAGAAAAACATTCTTATTTCTACTATGGGTATAAAAATATTATCTGAAAAATATCCTACGATACACACAACTCCAAATATTATTGAAATTAATAAATATTTGAATATTTCAATCCAAAAAGGGTGCAAATATGCTTTTATGGAAGTAAGTTCA containing:
- a CDS encoding penicillin-binding protein, which produces MKERRYILLYKSYLIGFLFIFIATLIIFNLFYIQNYSEGYKKSVIEKTIRTNLIKAKRGNIYASDSSILAMSIIRYDIHIDFRSISEKLFQKNIYSLCNSLEFLLKKPKFFFYKKFKYEKKKGNRYFLLAKNLDYPHFKKLRNFPIFNKGQIRGGFIVDKKICRIHTLENIGKRTLGYDDHRGKAGLEGAFSKYLKGRDGKRLEQRISFKIWKPLKSENEMNPEDGKDVYSTIDIYLQDIAYHALLQELSISQADHGCVVLMDVKSGEIPAMINLEKTKKNTYEDLRNFAVWEGSEPGSTFKTMAILAALEDKKIDVDMIVNTKGGVMKLRGKKIRDSHYNGYVEMNPKQILELSSNVGVAKIVYENYKENPEKFIEHLRKWKLDRKIGIDIPGESMPFIPTPGKKNWSSITLPWMTFGYNIKLTPLQILTFYNSIANQGKMIKPLFIREIKHHGKSIKKYTKPIVMNPSIAKKSSLIKIQNMLEGVVKNGTAKKYYNPEFPYAGKTGTTQLNYWMKGKPVSYNSSFVGYFPARNPKYSCIVVISKPEKGYYGIEVAVPVFDQIARSIFPRIERKIFFKKKENKENLLYKIIKSKNLSIDKWIMPNVVSFPGKEIIPILENKGFHIQYEGIGKVVTQSVKPGKKLKKNQIIFLKLEE